In Excalfactoria chinensis isolate bCotChi1 chromosome 3, bCotChi1.hap2, whole genome shotgun sequence, one DNA window encodes the following:
- the NMBR gene encoding neuromedin-B receptor, translated as MEAELLSELTALPLGGNGSIQLVPDTTLLPPAWGMAMFTVRCVIPSLYLLIITVGLLGNVTLMKIFISNSAMRSVPNIFISSLAAGDLLLLVTCVPVDASRYFSEEWLFGEVGCKLIPSIQLTSVGVSVFTLTALSADRYKAIVKPMDIQTSSAVLRTCAKAIAIWIISILLSVPEAVFSELAHINDTDNATFTACIPYPMTDDMHPKIHSVMIFLVYFLIPLAIISIYYYHIAKSLIRSAHNIPGENSEHSKRQMETRKRLAKIVLVFVGFFAICWFPNHVLYMYRSFNYNEIDSSIGHMVVTLVARVLSFCNSCVNPFALYLLSESFRRHFNNQLCCRKKSQQERSASYLRNSSAIQTTSLKSNTRNTVTSVTQLNGHNLKQEMSL; from the exons atggaggcagagctgctgtctgAGCTCACAGCACTGCCCCTTGGGGGCAATGGGAGCATCCAGCTAGTGCCAGACACAaccctgctgcctccagcatGGGGCATGGCCATGTTCACTGTCCGCTGTGTGATCCCTTCGCTTTACCTGCTCATCATCACTGTGGGCTTGCTGGGAAATGTCACCCTCATGAAGATCTTCATCTCCAACAGTGCTATGAGGAGTGTGCCCAACATCTTCAtctccagcctggctgctggtgACCTGCTCCTGCTGGTGACCTGTGTGCCAGTGGATGCCTCCCGCTACTTCTCTGAAGAGTGGCTCTTTGGGGAAGTGGGCTGCAAGCTCATCCCTTCCATCCAGCTCACCTCTGTCGGCGTCTCTGTCTTCACCCTTACTGCCCTCAGTGCTGACAG gtACAAAGCAATTGTAAAGCCCATGGACATCCAGACCTCCAGTGCAGTGCTACGGACCTGTGCAAAAGCCATTGCTATTTGGATAATCTCCATACTTCTATCAGTTCCTGAAGCAGTGTTCTCTGAACTGGCCCACATCAATGATACAGATAATGCCACTTTCACAGCATGCATACCATACCCTATGACAGATGACATGCACCCAAAGATccattctgtgatgattttCCTTGTGTATTTCCTTATCCCTCTTGCCATTATTAGTATCTATTACTATCATATTGCAAAGAGTTTAATAAGAAGTGCCCATAATATCCCTGGAGAAAACAGTGAGCACTCAAAACGACAG ATGGAAACTCGGAAACGCCTGGCAAAAATTGTTCTAGTTTTTGTTGGCTTCTTTGCTATCTGTTGGTTTCCTAACCATGTGCTATACATGTACCGGTCTTTCAATTACAATGAGATTGATTCATCAATAGGGCATATGGTTGTTACCTTAGTGGCCCGTGTGCTAAGCTTCTGCAACTCTTGTGTCAATCCATTTGCACTGTATTTGCTCAGTGAGAGTTTCAGAAGACATTTCAACAACCAGCTTTGCTGTCGGAAGAAATCTCAGCAAGAGAGATCTGCCAGTTACTTGCGCAACTCTTCTGCCATTCAGACAACTTCCCTGAAAAGTAATACCAGGAACACAGTGACTAGCGTGACACAACTGAATGGGCACAACTTGAAACAAGAAATGTCATTATGA